The Brachionichthys hirsutus isolate HB-005 chromosome 11, CSIRO-AGI_Bhir_v1, whole genome shotgun sequence genome includes a window with the following:
- the crybb1l3 gene encoding crystallin, beta B1, like 3, whose amino-acid sequence MSHSGAQGSIGSHSAVGLHTHKIYLFEYENFQGRRMDLFGECRNLNEKGFDRIGSIRVECGPWVGYEQQNMTGEMFILEKGEYPRWDTWSNSYRCDRFMSARPVHMDPQDHKICLYESPNFEGRKMEVCDEDIPSLWSYGFQDRVASIQVTGGTWVGYQYPGYRGYQYVFEMGPYKHWNDWGANQPQIQSIRRVRDMQTHRRGCFEMTA is encoded by the exons ATGTCTCACTCTGGTGCTCAGGGCAGTATTGGCAGCCACTCTGCCGTGGGCCTGCATACTCACAAG ATATACCTCTTTGAATATGAAAACTTCCAAGGCCGCAGGATGGACCTCTTCGGAGAGTGCCGAAATCTGAACGAGAAGGGTTTTGACAGAATCGGCTCCATCAGGGTGGAGTGTGGCCC CTGGGTGGGCTATGAGCAGCAGAACATGACTGGGGAGATGTTCATCCTGGAGAAGGGCGAGTATCCGCGCTGGGACACGTGGTCCAACAGCTACAGGTGTGACCGCTTCATGTCAGCGAGGCCCGTCCACATG GATCCCCAGGACCACAAGATTTGCTTGTACGAATCTCCAAACTTCGAAGGTCGTAAAATGGAAGTGTGTGACGAGGATATTCCAAGCCTGTGGTCTTACGGTTTCCAGGATCGTGTCGCCAGCATTCAGGTCACCGGTGGAAC TTGGGTAGGCTACCAGTACCCTGGATACCGCGGATACCAGTACGTGTTTGAAATGGGGCCTTACAAGCACTGGAATGACTGGGGAGCCAACCAGCCCCAGATCCAGTCCATCCGCAGAGTGAGAGACATGCAGACGCACCGCCGGGGCTGCTTCGAGATGACTGCATAG
- the cryba1a gene encoding crystallin, beta A1a, giving the protein MALTNPNPLGPWKITVYDQENFQGKRMEFTASCQNIMDYGVDTVRSLKVECGAWAAYEHSSFCGQQFVLERGEYPHWESWSGSNAYHIERMMSFRPICSANHKESKVVLYEKENFMGCQWAVNDDYPSLQAMGWGNHEIGSMQVQGGSWVCYQFPGYRGYQYIMECDRHGGEYKHYREWGSHAQSSQVQSLRRIQQ; this is encoded by the exons ATGGCTCTGACTAATCCCAACCCACTGGGACCATGGAAG ATCACAGTTTATGACCAGGAGAACTTCCAGGGAAAGCGAATGGAGTTTACCGCGTCCTGCCAGAACATCATGGACTATGGCGTTGACACCGTCCGCTCCCTGAAGGTGGAGTGTGGCGC CTGGGCAGCGTATGAGCACTCCAGCTTCTGTGGGCAGCAGTTTGTGCTGGAGAGAGGAGAGTATCCCCATTGGGAGTCATGGAGCGGCAGCAATGCCTACCACATTGAGAGGATGATGTCCTTCCGCCCCATCTGCTCTGCT AACCACAAGGAGTCCAAGGTGGTCCTGTATGAGAAGGAGAACTTCATGGGATGCCAGTGGGCGGTAAATGATGACTACCCCTCTCTACAGGCCATGGGCTGGGGCAACCACGAGATCGGATCCATGCAAGTTCAGGGCGGCTC gtgggTGTGCTACCAGTTCCCAGGCTACCGTGGTTACCAGTACATCATGGAGTGTGATCGACATGGCGGAGAGTACAAACATTACAGAGAGTGGGGCTCCCATGCTCAGTCCTCCCAGGTGCAGTCGTTGCGTCGGATCCAGCAATGA